Proteins encoded within one genomic window of Pontibacillus halophilus JSM 076056 = DSM 19796:
- a CDS encoding DUF1672 family protein — MNITRSILLLIATISLGGCGFLNDEQNVQQDTDSKEAEAIHETDNTYVKVQDYTGNGYNLNNSNQKNKDIALENKHEVEKGVKDYFLSLYKSEVIVHNLVAADDAVTVFVESKEEPNYNTYAIVPIDLTNETVLTDEIWTQEGQVENAIASGLYAMIYRERFSELDELIRTFVKDNPVVGTTEEAKNNVSGSGHETVYYRVSVFSDYVLSLTDEYLSNPDYSGEDWKNYFDVEKLNPKEITFAIELFMADEEASPSQEILDKLVTTIEEATNLPPGEYNIILNDNYVHAASFSGSKGEPLERAIPNPIYKLDSTLR, encoded by the coding sequence ATGAATATAACAAGATCAATTCTACTATTAATAGCTACAATATCTTTAGGGGGATGTGGATTTCTGAATGACGAGCAGAACGTACAACAAGATACAGATAGTAAAGAAGCTGAAGCTATCCATGAGACTGATAACACCTACGTTAAGGTTCAGGACTACACAGGTAATGGCTATAATTTAAACAACTCAAATCAGAAGAATAAAGATATTGCATTAGAAAATAAACACGAGGTAGAAAAAGGGGTTAAGGATTACTTTCTATCACTATATAAATCAGAAGTTATCGTACATAACTTAGTAGCTGCTGATGACGCCGTAACTGTATTCGTAGAATCTAAAGAAGAACCTAACTATAATACGTATGCGATTGTTCCAATTGATTTAACAAACGAAACAGTCTTAACAGACGAGATTTGGACTCAAGAAGGACAAGTCGAAAATGCCATTGCTAGTGGCCTATATGCAATGATTTATAGAGAAAGATTCAGTGAACTAGACGAATTAATTCGTACGTTTGTAAAGGACAACCCTGTTGTCGGTACAACTGAAGAAGCGAAAAACAATGTTTCAGGCTCCGGGCATGAAACTGTCTATTATCGTGTTTCAGTATTCAGTGACTACGTGTTATCCCTAACGGACGAATATCTGAGCAATCCAGACTATTCAGGCGAGGATTGGAAGAATTATTTCGACGTGGAGAAGCTTAATCCTAAAGAAATAACGTTCGCCATAGAGTTGTTCATGGCCGATGAAGAAGCTTCCCCTAGTCAAGAGATCTTGGACAAGCTTGTAACGACTATTGAAGAAGCTACCAACCTCCCCCCTGGCGAATACAACATCATTCTGAATGATAATTACGTCCATGCTGCTTCGTTTTCAGGATCAAAAGGAGAGCCATTGGAGCGCGCTATACCAAATCCCATTTACAAACTAGATTCAACATTGCGCTAG